From one Trifolium pratense cultivar HEN17-A07 linkage group LG1, ARS_RC_1.1, whole genome shotgun sequence genomic stretch:
- the LOC123888544 gene encoding rhodanese-like domain-containing protein 6 isoform X1, producing MSDDKPATDQYGVLLYYNYVDIPNLDDLLTFYRSNCSSLSLLGRVRLSSHGVNVTVGGNLSSLERHIEDLKANSTLFHGTDFKLATCHQPLNDDVAKECGFTSLSIRIVKELVTLSSHPLLKSPEISNAGRHLSALEFHSTLHNANKESPENSLVLLDARNLYETRIGKFHAPNVETLDPQVRQYSDFSSWIDDRGEQLKGKNILMYCTGGIRCEMASAYIRSKGAGFENVFQLFGGIQRYLEQFPDGGYFKGKNFVFDHRISVGGSDASTIGTCLMCQCSFDDYSSRCRCTYCRMLVLVCHSCQNESAQYVCELCQKQGKAVGSKQLIENDDSEKSLPDVEFQNLSSDTMLLSQAPRGDDVSTSRKLRILCLHGFRQNASGFKGRTASLAKKLKKIAEFVFIDAPHEVPFIYQTPVPVPQVNGALSSLPASPPPPMENCKKKFSWFVAPNFEGSSGVEWKVADGPFDPLQYQQQTGGCDISISHLENVFSQEGPFDGILGFSQGAAMTAVISAQQEKLKGKMDFKFVVLCSGFALHLKEMECSPIKCPSLHIFGNEHGQDRQIANQTSKELASLYDSGCSVIVEHDCGHIIPTRSPYIDEIKAFLGRFLLVKKLYNALW from the exons ATGTCCGACGACAAACCCGCCACAGACCAATACGGCGTCCTCCTCTATTACAACTACGTCGATATTCCAAACCTCGACGACCTCCTCACATTCTACCGCTCCAATTGCTCCTCTCTCTCCCTCCTCGGCCGTGTTCGTCTCTCTTCCCACGGCGTCAATGTCACC GTTGGTGGCAATTTATCCTCTTTGGAACGACACATTGAAGACCTCAAAGCTAATAGTACTTTATTTCATGGAACTGATTTCAAACTTGCAACTTGTCATCAACCGTTAAACGACGACGTTGCTAAGGAGTGTGGATTCACTTCACTCTCGATTCGAATTGTCAAG GAACTTGTTACTTTGAGTTCTCATCCATTATTGAAGTCACCAGAAATTTCCAATGCTGGAAGACATTTATCAGCACTTGAGTTTCATTCAACCCTTCACAATGCTA ATAAGGAGAGTCCAGAAAACAGTCTTGTTTTACTTGATGCAAGGAATCTATATGAAACAAGGATTGGGAAGTTTCATGCACCAAATGTTGAAACTTTGGATCCACAGGTTAGGCAGTACAGCGATTTCTCCTCGTGGATAGATGATAGAGGCGAGCAGTTGAAAGGCAAAAATATCCTCAT GTATTGTACTGGTGGAATCAGGTGCGAAATGGCATCAGCATATATTAGGTCAAAAGGTGCTGGGTTTGAGAATGTGTTTCAG TTATTTGGTGGTATACAACGGTATTTGGAGCAATTCCCAGATGGTGGTTATTTCAAAGGaaagaattttgtttttgatcacAG GATATCAGTTGGAGGTTCAGATGCTAGTACAATTGGTACCTGTCTTATGTGTCAATGTTCCTTTGACGATTACTCTTCACGCTGTCGATGTACTTATTGCAGAATGCTTGTCTTGGTTTGCCATAGTTGCCAG AATGAATCTGCACAGTACGTTTGTGAGCTATGCCAAAAACAGGGTAAGGCTGTTGGGTCAAAGCAGTTAATTGAAAATGATGATTCAGAAAAATCTCTGCCAGATGTTGAGTTCCAGAATTTATCTTCAGATACTATGCTCTTGTCTCAAGCGCCTAGAGGGGACG ACGTAAGCACCTCAAGAAAACTGAGAATCTTATGCTTGCATGGGTTTCGGCAGAATGCTTCCGGTTTTAAGGGAAGGACTGCATCGTTAGCCAAAAAACTCAAGAAAATTGCTGAATTTGTTTTTATAGACGCACCTCATGAGGTGCCCTTCATTTATCAAACACCAGTGCCAGTGCCCCAGGTTAATGGTGCATTGTCCTCTTTGCCAGCTAGTCCACCTCCACCTATGGAGAATTGCAAGAAGAAGTTCTCATGGTTTGTAGCACCTAATTTTGAGGGAAGTAGTGGTGTTGAGTGGAAGGTAGCAGACGGTCCATTTGATCCGCTTCAATACCAGCAACAAACTGGTGGATGCGATATTTCAATATCACACTTAGAGAACGTGTTCTCCCAAGAAGGGCCGTTTGATGGAATCTTGGGTTTTTCACAGGGAGCAGCAATGACTGCGGTAATCTCTGCACAACAAGAAAAGCTAAAAGGTAAAATGGACTTTAAATTTGTAGTCTTGTGCTCAGGCTTTGCTCTGCATTTGAAGGAGATGGAGTGTAGCCCTATCAAGTGTCCCTCTCTTCATATTTTTGGTAATGAACATGGTCAAGACAGACAGATAGCCAACCAAACAAGCAAGGAACTGGCTTCTCTATATGACAGTGGTTGTTCTGTGATCGTTGAACATGACTGTGGTCATATAATTCCTACTCGGTCCCCATATATTGACGAGATCAAGGCTTTCCTTGGGCGATTTCT GTTGGTCAAAAAATTGTACAATGCCCTATGGTAA
- the LOC123888544 gene encoding rhodanese-like domain-containing protein 6 isoform X2, whose product MSDDKPATDQYGVLLYYNYVDIPNLDDLLTFYRSNCSSLSLLGRVRLSSHGVNVTVGGNLSSLERHIEDLKANSTLFHGTDFKLATCHQPLNDDVAKECGFTSLSIRIVKELVTLSSHPLLKSPEISNAGRHLSALEFHSTLHNANKESPENSLVLLDARNLYETRIGKFHAPNVETLDPQVRQYSDFSSWIDDRGEQLKGKNILMYCTGGIRCEMASAYIRSKGAGFENVFQLFGGIQRYLEQFPDGGYFKGKNFVFDHRISVGGSDASTIGTCLMCQCSFDDYSSRCRCTYCRMLVLVCHSCQNESAQYVCELCQKQGKAVGSKQLIENDDSEKSLPDVEFQNLSSDTMLLSQAPRGDDVSTSRKLRILCLHGFRQNASGFKGRTASLAKKLKKIAEFVFIDAPHEVPFIYQTPVPVPQVNGALSSLPASPPPPMENCKKKFSWFVAPNFEGSSGVEWKVADGPFDPLQYQQQTGGCDISISHLENVFSQEGPFDGILGFSQGAAMTAVISAQQEKLKGKMDFKFVVLCSGFALHLKEMECSPIKCPSLHIFGNEHGQDRQIANQTSKELASLYDSGCSVIVEHDCGHIIPTRSPYIDEIKAFLGRFL is encoded by the exons ATGTCCGACGACAAACCCGCCACAGACCAATACGGCGTCCTCCTCTATTACAACTACGTCGATATTCCAAACCTCGACGACCTCCTCACATTCTACCGCTCCAATTGCTCCTCTCTCTCCCTCCTCGGCCGTGTTCGTCTCTCTTCCCACGGCGTCAATGTCACC GTTGGTGGCAATTTATCCTCTTTGGAACGACACATTGAAGACCTCAAAGCTAATAGTACTTTATTTCATGGAACTGATTTCAAACTTGCAACTTGTCATCAACCGTTAAACGACGACGTTGCTAAGGAGTGTGGATTCACTTCACTCTCGATTCGAATTGTCAAG GAACTTGTTACTTTGAGTTCTCATCCATTATTGAAGTCACCAGAAATTTCCAATGCTGGAAGACATTTATCAGCACTTGAGTTTCATTCAACCCTTCACAATGCTA ATAAGGAGAGTCCAGAAAACAGTCTTGTTTTACTTGATGCAAGGAATCTATATGAAACAAGGATTGGGAAGTTTCATGCACCAAATGTTGAAACTTTGGATCCACAGGTTAGGCAGTACAGCGATTTCTCCTCGTGGATAGATGATAGAGGCGAGCAGTTGAAAGGCAAAAATATCCTCAT GTATTGTACTGGTGGAATCAGGTGCGAAATGGCATCAGCATATATTAGGTCAAAAGGTGCTGGGTTTGAGAATGTGTTTCAG TTATTTGGTGGTATACAACGGTATTTGGAGCAATTCCCAGATGGTGGTTATTTCAAAGGaaagaattttgtttttgatcacAG GATATCAGTTGGAGGTTCAGATGCTAGTACAATTGGTACCTGTCTTATGTGTCAATGTTCCTTTGACGATTACTCTTCACGCTGTCGATGTACTTATTGCAGAATGCTTGTCTTGGTTTGCCATAGTTGCCAG AATGAATCTGCACAGTACGTTTGTGAGCTATGCCAAAAACAGGGTAAGGCTGTTGGGTCAAAGCAGTTAATTGAAAATGATGATTCAGAAAAATCTCTGCCAGATGTTGAGTTCCAGAATTTATCTTCAGATACTATGCTCTTGTCTCAAGCGCCTAGAGGGGACG ACGTAAGCACCTCAAGAAAACTGAGAATCTTATGCTTGCATGGGTTTCGGCAGAATGCTTCCGGTTTTAAGGGAAGGACTGCATCGTTAGCCAAAAAACTCAAGAAAATTGCTGAATTTGTTTTTATAGACGCACCTCATGAGGTGCCCTTCATTTATCAAACACCAGTGCCAGTGCCCCAGGTTAATGGTGCATTGTCCTCTTTGCCAGCTAGTCCACCTCCACCTATGGAGAATTGCAAGAAGAAGTTCTCATGGTTTGTAGCACCTAATTTTGAGGGAAGTAGTGGTGTTGAGTGGAAGGTAGCAGACGGTCCATTTGATCCGCTTCAATACCAGCAACAAACTGGTGGATGCGATATTTCAATATCACACTTAGAGAACGTGTTCTCCCAAGAAGGGCCGTTTGATGGAATCTTGGGTTTTTCACAGGGAGCAGCAATGACTGCGGTAATCTCTGCACAACAAGAAAAGCTAAAAGGTAAAATGGACTTTAAATTTGTAGTCTTGTGCTCAGGCTTTGCTCTGCATTTGAAGGAGATGGAGTGTAGCCCTATCAAGTGTCCCTCTCTTCATATTTTTGGTAATGAACATGGTCAAGACAGACAGATAGCCAACCAAACAAGCAAGGAACTGGCTTCTCTATATGACAGTGGTTGTTCTGTGATCGTTGAACATGACTGTGGTCATATAATTCCTACTCGGTCCCCATATATTGACGAGATCAAGGCTTTCCTTGGGCGATTTCTGTAA
- the LOC123888544 gene encoding rhodanese-like domain-containing protein 6 isoform X4 translates to MSDDKPATDQYGVLLYYNYVDIPNLDDLLTFYRSNCSSLSLLGRVRLSSHGVNVTVGGNLSSLERHIEDLKANSTLFHGTDFKLATCHQPLNDDVAKECGFTSLSIRIVKELVTLSSHPLLKSPEISNAGRHLSALEFHSTLHNANKESPENSLVLLDARNLYETRIGKFHAPNVETLDPQVRQYSDFSSWIDDRGEQLKGKNILMYCTGGIRCEMASAYIRSKGAGFENVFQLFGGIQRYLEQFPDGGYFKGKNFVFDHRISVGGSDASTIGTCLMCQCSFDDYSSRCRCTYCRMLVLVCHSCQNESAQYVCELCQKQGKAVGSKQLIENDDSEKSLPDVEFQNLSSDTMLLSQAPRGDGKT, encoded by the exons ATGTCCGACGACAAACCCGCCACAGACCAATACGGCGTCCTCCTCTATTACAACTACGTCGATATTCCAAACCTCGACGACCTCCTCACATTCTACCGCTCCAATTGCTCCTCTCTCTCCCTCCTCGGCCGTGTTCGTCTCTCTTCCCACGGCGTCAATGTCACC GTTGGTGGCAATTTATCCTCTTTGGAACGACACATTGAAGACCTCAAAGCTAATAGTACTTTATTTCATGGAACTGATTTCAAACTTGCAACTTGTCATCAACCGTTAAACGACGACGTTGCTAAGGAGTGTGGATTCACTTCACTCTCGATTCGAATTGTCAAG GAACTTGTTACTTTGAGTTCTCATCCATTATTGAAGTCACCAGAAATTTCCAATGCTGGAAGACATTTATCAGCACTTGAGTTTCATTCAACCCTTCACAATGCTA ATAAGGAGAGTCCAGAAAACAGTCTTGTTTTACTTGATGCAAGGAATCTATATGAAACAAGGATTGGGAAGTTTCATGCACCAAATGTTGAAACTTTGGATCCACAGGTTAGGCAGTACAGCGATTTCTCCTCGTGGATAGATGATAGAGGCGAGCAGTTGAAAGGCAAAAATATCCTCAT GTATTGTACTGGTGGAATCAGGTGCGAAATGGCATCAGCATATATTAGGTCAAAAGGTGCTGGGTTTGAGAATGTGTTTCAG TTATTTGGTGGTATACAACGGTATTTGGAGCAATTCCCAGATGGTGGTTATTTCAAAGGaaagaattttgtttttgatcacAG GATATCAGTTGGAGGTTCAGATGCTAGTACAATTGGTACCTGTCTTATGTGTCAATGTTCCTTTGACGATTACTCTTCACGCTGTCGATGTACTTATTGCAGAATGCTTGTCTTGGTTTGCCATAGTTGCCAG AATGAATCTGCACAGTACGTTTGTGAGCTATGCCAAAAACAGGGTAAGGCTGTTGGGTCAAAGCAGTTAATTGAAAATGATGATTCAGAAAAATCTCTGCCAGATGTTGAGTTCCAGAATTTATCTTCAGATACTATGCTCTTGTCTCAAGCGCCTAGAGGGGACGGTAAG ACGTAA
- the LOC123888544 gene encoding rhodanese-like domain-containing protein 6 isoform X3 — translation MSDDKPATDQYGVLLYYNYVDIPNLDDLLTFYRSNCSSLSLLGRVRLSSHGVNVTVGGNLSSLERHIEDLKANSTLFHGTDFKLATCHQPLNDDVAKECGFTSLSIRIVKELVTLSSHPLLKSPEISNAGRHLSALEFHSTLHNANKESPENSLVLLDARNLYETRIGKFHAPNVETLDPQVRQYSDFSSWIDDRGEQLKGKNILMYCTGGIRCEMASAYIRSKGAGFENVFQLFGGIQRYLEQFPDGGYFKGKNFVFDHRISVGGSDASTIGTCLMCQCSFDDYSSRCRCTYCRMLVLVCHSCQNESAQYVCELCQKQGKAVGSKQLIENDDSEKSLPDVEFQNLSSDTMLLSQAPRGDGKCTENFQVS, via the exons ATGTCCGACGACAAACCCGCCACAGACCAATACGGCGTCCTCCTCTATTACAACTACGTCGATATTCCAAACCTCGACGACCTCCTCACATTCTACCGCTCCAATTGCTCCTCTCTCTCCCTCCTCGGCCGTGTTCGTCTCTCTTCCCACGGCGTCAATGTCACC GTTGGTGGCAATTTATCCTCTTTGGAACGACACATTGAAGACCTCAAAGCTAATAGTACTTTATTTCATGGAACTGATTTCAAACTTGCAACTTGTCATCAACCGTTAAACGACGACGTTGCTAAGGAGTGTGGATTCACTTCACTCTCGATTCGAATTGTCAAG GAACTTGTTACTTTGAGTTCTCATCCATTATTGAAGTCACCAGAAATTTCCAATGCTGGAAGACATTTATCAGCACTTGAGTTTCATTCAACCCTTCACAATGCTA ATAAGGAGAGTCCAGAAAACAGTCTTGTTTTACTTGATGCAAGGAATCTATATGAAACAAGGATTGGGAAGTTTCATGCACCAAATGTTGAAACTTTGGATCCACAGGTTAGGCAGTACAGCGATTTCTCCTCGTGGATAGATGATAGAGGCGAGCAGTTGAAAGGCAAAAATATCCTCAT GTATTGTACTGGTGGAATCAGGTGCGAAATGGCATCAGCATATATTAGGTCAAAAGGTGCTGGGTTTGAGAATGTGTTTCAG TTATTTGGTGGTATACAACGGTATTTGGAGCAATTCCCAGATGGTGGTTATTTCAAAGGaaagaattttgtttttgatcacAG GATATCAGTTGGAGGTTCAGATGCTAGTACAATTGGTACCTGTCTTATGTGTCAATGTTCCTTTGACGATTACTCTTCACGCTGTCGATGTACTTATTGCAGAATGCTTGTCTTGGTTTGCCATAGTTGCCAG AATGAATCTGCACAGTACGTTTGTGAGCTATGCCAAAAACAGGGTAAGGCTGTTGGGTCAAAGCAGTTAATTGAAAATGATGATTCAGAAAAATCTCTGCCAGATGTTGAGTTCCAGAATTTATCTTCAGATACTATGCTCTTGTCTCAAGCGCCTAGAGGGGACGGTAAG TGTACTGAAAATTTTCAAGTCTCCTAA
- the LOC123888544 gene encoding rhodanese-like domain-containing protein 6 isoform X5 → MSDDKPATDQYGVLLYYNYVDIPNLDDLLTFYRSNCSSLSLLGRVRLSSHGVNVTVGGNLSSLERHIEDLKANSTLFHGTDFKLATCHQPLNDDVAKECGFTSLSIRIVKELVTLSSHPLLKSPEISNAGRHLSALEFHSTLHNANKESPENSLVLLDARNLYETRIGKFHAPNVETLDPQVRQYSDFSSWIDDRGEQLKGKNILMYCTGGIRCEMASAYIRSKGAGFENVFQLFGGIQRYLEQFPDGGYFKGKNFVFDHRISVGGSDASTIGTCLMCQCSFDDYSSRCRCTYCRMLVLVCHSCQNESAQYVCELCQKQGKAVGSKQLIENDDSEKSLPDVEFQNLSSDTMLLSQAPRGDVY, encoded by the exons ATGTCCGACGACAAACCCGCCACAGACCAATACGGCGTCCTCCTCTATTACAACTACGTCGATATTCCAAACCTCGACGACCTCCTCACATTCTACCGCTCCAATTGCTCCTCTCTCTCCCTCCTCGGCCGTGTTCGTCTCTCTTCCCACGGCGTCAATGTCACC GTTGGTGGCAATTTATCCTCTTTGGAACGACACATTGAAGACCTCAAAGCTAATAGTACTTTATTTCATGGAACTGATTTCAAACTTGCAACTTGTCATCAACCGTTAAACGACGACGTTGCTAAGGAGTGTGGATTCACTTCACTCTCGATTCGAATTGTCAAG GAACTTGTTACTTTGAGTTCTCATCCATTATTGAAGTCACCAGAAATTTCCAATGCTGGAAGACATTTATCAGCACTTGAGTTTCATTCAACCCTTCACAATGCTA ATAAGGAGAGTCCAGAAAACAGTCTTGTTTTACTTGATGCAAGGAATCTATATGAAACAAGGATTGGGAAGTTTCATGCACCAAATGTTGAAACTTTGGATCCACAGGTTAGGCAGTACAGCGATTTCTCCTCGTGGATAGATGATAGAGGCGAGCAGTTGAAAGGCAAAAATATCCTCAT GTATTGTACTGGTGGAATCAGGTGCGAAATGGCATCAGCATATATTAGGTCAAAAGGTGCTGGGTTTGAGAATGTGTTTCAG TTATTTGGTGGTATACAACGGTATTTGGAGCAATTCCCAGATGGTGGTTATTTCAAAGGaaagaattttgtttttgatcacAG GATATCAGTTGGAGGTTCAGATGCTAGTACAATTGGTACCTGTCTTATGTGTCAATGTTCCTTTGACGATTACTCTTCACGCTGTCGATGTACTTATTGCAGAATGCTTGTCTTGGTTTGCCATAGTTGCCAG AATGAATCTGCACAGTACGTTTGTGAGCTATGCCAAAAACAGGGTAAGGCTGTTGGGTCAAAGCAGTTAATTGAAAATGATGATTCAGAAAAATCTCTGCCAGATGTTGAGTTCCAGAATTTATCTTCAGATACTATGCTCTTGTCTCAAGCGCCTAGAGGGGACG TGTACTGA
- the LOC123888917 gene encoding uncharacterized protein LOC123888917 codes for MDPNNSSNYPNNSQNPNNSQNSNNYQNPNNYQNPNNYQNSNQFFNQYPQNTPNFGLTPNFNQSSFVPNFHPYYGTMLRNPSQTPPFNGYMPMVNENFSSGGTTNFPEFSTQLTIVNEDSTPVSKKNHQPSWNTEQNLVLISGWIKFGTSSVVGKNQKGETYWGQIADYCNEHCSFDPPRDGVACRNRFNYMNKILGKWIGAYDGAKRLQGSGWSENDVLAKAQEIYACGKNVQFTLMEEWNALRDQPRYSSQVGSGSSGSKRSHESDACGSNSVGSSARPIGRDAAKKKGKKKASTPTEVVDKEWDTYMKMREKEVEHLAMVVSNQQEKNRLKKMKMYLKLSSDENLDDRKKAMLDTLAQELFP; via the coding sequence atggatcccaacaattcttctaattatcccaacaattctcaaaatcccaacaattctcaaaactccaacaattatcaaaaccccaacaattatcaaaatcccaacaattatcaaaattcaaatcaatttttcaatcaatatcctcaaaacacacctaattttggtttaacaccaaatttcaaccaatcatcCTTTGTTCCAAATTTTCATCCATATTATGGAACTATGCTGAGAAATCCATCTCAAACACCCCCGTTTAATGGTTACATGCCGATGGTTAATGAAAATTTTTCGAGTGGTGGTACAACTAACTTTCCCGAATTTTCAACACAATTAACTATTGTTAATGAAGATTCAACTCCTGTGAGCAAGAAAAACCATCAACCATCATGGAACACTGAACAAAATTTGGTGCTAATTAGTGGGTGGATCAAATTTGGAACAAGCAGTGTTGTCGGGAAAAACCAGAAAGGTGAAACATATTGGGGTCAAATTGCTGACTATTGTAATGAGCATTGCTCATTCGATCCTCCGCGTGATGGAGTTGCATGCCGAAACCGTTTTaattatatgaacaaaatacTGGGTAAATGGATTGGCGCTTATGATGGCGCTAAGCGTCTCCAAGGAAGTGGTTGGTCCGAGAATGATGTTTTGGCAAAAGCGCAGGAAATATATGCATGTGGGAAGAATGTTCAGTTCACTTTAATGGAAGAATGGAATGCTCTCCGTGATCAACCACGTTATAGTAGTCAAGTAGGATCTGGAAGTAGTGGATCTAAGAGATCACACGAGAGTGATGCATGTGGCTCAAACTCTGTAGGATCTAGTGCTCGTCCTATAGGTAGGGATGCAGCcaaaaagaagggaaaaaagaaaGCTTCCACACCCACAGAGGTGGTGGACAAAGAATGGGATACTTACATGAAAATGAGGGAGAAAGAGGTGGAACATTTGGCAATGGTAGTTTCCAATCAACAAGAGAAAAACAGacttaagaaaatgaaaatgtatCTGAAGTTAAGTTCTGATGAGAATCTCGATGACCGGAAGAAAGCCATGTTGGACACATTGGCCCAAGAACTGTTTCCATAA
- the LOC123888477 gene encoding putative nuclease HARBI1 gives MDPSSDDFDVAAYLQNREVEDTYVLNRFRERRKKILEDGAPRSRKYVNRDHPAANQRLIDDYFADEPTYDDAMFRRRYRMQKHLFLRIVGDLSSSDNYFTQRADAAKKEGISPLAKCTTAMRMLAYGMAADAVDEYIKIGGTTALECLRRFCKGIIRLYEQEYLRAPTQDDLQKILHVSELRGFPGMIGSIDCMHWEWKNCPKAWEGQFTRGDKGTTTVILEAVASHDLWIWHAFFGCPGTLNDINVLDRSPVFDDVEQGKTPSVNFYVNQRPYDMTYYLADGIYPSYPTFVKSIRLPQSEPDKLFAKYQEGCQKDIERAFGVLQARFKIIREPARLWDIADLSIIMRSCIILHNMIVEDERDSYAQRWTDFEQSEESGSSAPRPYSTEVLPAFANHVRARSEFRDQKAHHELQADLVKHIWTKFGMFQD, from the coding sequence ATGGATCCATCGAGCGATGATTTTGATGTCGCAGCCTACTTGCAAAATCGTGAAGTTGAAGACACTTATGTACTCAACCGATTTAGAGAGCGTCGGAAAAAAATATTGGAAGATGGTGCACCTCGTAGTAGAAAATATGTCAATAGAGATCATCCAGCTGCAAACCAAAGACTAATTGACGACTACTTTGCCGATGAGCCTACATATGACGATGCAATGTTTCGTCGTCGGTACCGcatgcaaaaacatcttttccTTCGAATCGTTGGGGACCTTTCAAGTAGTGATAACTACTTCACCCAGCGAGCTGATGCTGCCAAGAAAGAAGGTATATCACCTTTAGCAAAATGTACCACAGCAATGCGAATGTTAGCATACGGTATGGCAGCAGATGCGGTCGATGAGTACATCAAAATAGGAGGTACTACTGCATTAGAGTGCTTACGTAGATTTTGTAAAGGAATCATACGATTGTATGAGCAAGAGTATCTCAGAGCACCAACCCAAGATGACCTGCAAAAAATACTACATGTAAGTGAACTACGGGGGTTCCCAGGGATGATTGGGAGTATTGACTGCATGCACTGGGAGTGGAAAAATTGTCCTAAAGCATGGGAAGGTCAATTTACTAGGGGGGATAAGGGAACCACCACAGTTATTCTTGAAGCAGTTGCATCTCATGATCTATGGATCTGGCATGCCTTTTTTGGATGTCCGGGAACGTTGAACGACATAAACGTTCTAGACCGTTCACCTGTTTTTGATGACGTGGAACAGGGAAAGACTCCAAGTGTGAATTTCTATGTGAATCAACGTCCCTATGATATGACATACTATCTAGCCGATGGTATCTACCCTTCTTATCCAACTTTCGTCAAATCTATTAGACTTCCTCAAAGTGAACCCGATAAGTTATTTGCAAAATATCAGGAGGGATGTCAGAAGGACATCGAACGTGCATTTGGAGTGCTTCAAGCTCGATTTAAAATCATCCGTGAACCAGCTCGCTTGTGGGACATAGCCGATCTGAGTATCATCATGAGGTCTTGCATCATATTACATAATATGATTGTTGAGGATGAGCGAGATTCATATGCTCAACGTTGGACCGATTTTGAGCAGTCTGAGGAAAGTGGATCTAGTGCACCGCGACCATATTCAACCGAGGTATTACCCGCTTTTGCAAATCATGTGCGTGCTAGATCTGAGTTCCGTGATCAAAAAGCTCATCACGAATTGCAAGCAGATCTAGTGAAGCACATATGGACCAAATTTGGAATGTTTCAGGATTAA
- the LOC123888486 gene encoding uncharacterized protein LOC123888486 encodes MAESSTYLQPSIPRFDGHYDHWSMLMENLLRSKEYWNLIEDGVFVAPAGASQEQIQRAHESKLNDLKAKNFLFQAIDRAILETILARSTAKEIWDSMRQKYQGSTKVKRAQLQALRKEFETLNMKIGESIEEYFSRTLCIANKMSSHGETVTQSMIVEKILRSLTSRFNYVACSIEESNDTTTMTVDELQSSLLVQEQRMKSQKDEQEQILKVSNG; translated from the coding sequence ATGGCGGAATCAAGCACTTACCTGCAACCATCAATCCCTAGATTTGATGGACACTATGATCATTGGTCAATGCTTATGGAAAACCTGCTGAGATCCAAAGAATATTGGAATCTCATTGAAGATGGAGTGTTTGTTGCTCCTGCTGGCGCATCACAAGAACAAATTCAACGTGCACATGAGAGCAAATTGAATGATCTGAAGGCGAAGAACTTCTTGTTTCAAGCTATTGATAGAGCAATACTTGAAACCATTCTTGCAAGAAGCACAGCTAAAGAAATATGGGACTCAATGCGACAGAAGTATCAAGGATCCACCAAAGTGAAGAGAGCACAACTTCAGGCTTTGAGGAAGGAATTTGAAACCCTCAACATGAAGATTGGTGAATCCATTGAGGAGTATTTCTCAAGAACTCTGTGCATTGCCAACAAGATGAGTAGTCATGGTGAGACTGTGACACAGTCTATGATTGTTGAAAAGATCTTGAGATCTTTGACATCTAGATTCAACTATGTTGCTTGTTCAATAGAAGAATCTAATGATACAACAACCATGACAGTTGATGAGCTGCAGAGCAGCTTACTTgttcaagaacaaagaatgaaGAGTCAGAAAGATGAGCAAGAACAGATCCTCAAGGTCTCTAATGGTTGA
- the LOC123888988 gene encoding transcription factor bHLH149 encodes MDSTHSNTFQESNHKKRRKIGDLTTDQNSLNLMPWRSESDQNTYSKKLIEALRRINSPETTTTTKPRVAGQVRETADRVLASTAKGRTRWSRAILGKWKKLRRHHRKVKKAKAGSGLNRAGIEKERLRRLPAVQKKTRVLGRLVPGCRKVPLPNLLEEATDYISALEMQVRAMTALADLLAGGTSAGIAGQVLS; translated from the coding sequence ATGGATTCAACTCATTCAAACACCTTTCAAGAATCCAATCACAAAAAACGCCGCAAAATCGGAGACCTAACAACCGATCAAAATTCCCTAAATCTCATGCCATGGAGATCCGAATCAGACCAAAACACCTACTCAAAAAAACTCATCGAAGCACTCCGCCGAATAAATTCACctgaaacaacaacaacaaccaaacCTAGAGTCGCCGGTCAAGTCCGCGAAACCGCCGATCGAGTTCTCGCTTCAACTGCCAAAGGAAGAACACGCTGGAGCCGCGCGATTCTCGGAAAGTGGAAGAAGCTTCGTAGACATCACAGGAAAGTGAAGAAAGCGAAAGCTGGTAGTGGATTGAATAGAGCAGGGATTGAAAAAGAGAGGTTGAGACGGTTACCGGCTGTGCAGAAGAAAACGCGCGTTTTAGGACGGTTAGTTCCTGGTTGCCGGAAAGTTCCTTTACCGAATCTTCTAGAAGAAGCTACTGATTATATTTCTGCTTTGGAGATGCAAGTGCGTGCTATGACAGCTCTCGCTGACCTTCTCGCCGGTGGTACGTCGGCGGGAATCGCCGGTCAGGTGTTGAGTTGA